A stretch of DNA from Candidatus Cloacimonadota bacterium:
TTTTACCATTATTGATAACATCGTATTCATCAAGAAAAACATTCCCGCCGGTTGGTTTTAACAAAGTTGATGCACATCTCAAAGTTGTCGTTTTTCCAGCACCGTTTGGACCCAACAATCCGAAAATCTTTCCGGGAATGCACTGAAAGGAAACATTTTTTACCGCTTCCACATGCGTAATTTCCCCCTTTTTTTTATTAATAAATTTTTTAGATAAATTTTTTACTTCCAACATTATCTAACGCCTTTCGAATAATGATTTTTTTATTTAGAAAATATTCGCAGGTCAATTGTGTCAAGTAAATGGTAAAAGATTTTTTGGTTTGAAAGGCAGGGAATACGAAAAACGTAGAATGGAGAAAATTTAGCTTGTGAATCCTCTCAGGGAAGTGAGGGAGAACTGAAAAGATAAACGGGTAGTAATTAGAGCCTGTCCGTAAAGGAAAATCTTGAGTTAATCCGCCAGCTGGCGGATGGATTGTCGGATATAAATCTATGGGCGGCTTGTTATTGCAAGTCGCCATTTTTTTTGTCTGTTCTCACCCTATCAGCCGGTTGGCAGACAGGGTAAGTCCAGACAACCCAAAAACCACCAACCAAGAGCAATGAACAATGAACAATGAATAATTCCCATCAATTCCCAACTTTAACCATTTTTCTCACCACCGCATTATTCCCATATTCCAGTTTGTAAAAATATGTGCCCGCTGAAACTTCATTTCCATATCTGTCTTTTCCATCCCAGATGATCTTGGTCTTTGCCCAAAAATTGTCCTTTTTCCCGCTGTATCTTTTTACCAATTGCCCTCTTACGTTGTATATGGAAAGTTGATAATCCTCCACGCGCTCATAGTCTGTGGTGATGAATAATATTTCCGTTTCCCCTCTGAATGGATTGGGCTGGTTTTGGAATAAATATAATTTGTTTACAAAAGAAGTGTCGGGATTATCTATTCCCTCTTGTTGCCATTCATACGCTCCGATATCTATTCTGCCATTGTAAATTCTGCTGTTTCCAGCCAAATCCAGTTCCGGTAAATTTAGACCTGTAGTATCTGGTGTGCCGGCATCTATACAAGGTGAATCTTCGGTGAGTTCATAGCTGTATGGATTACCACCTACGAATTGTGGCAGCGAGTCTATATTGCCTTCCAGCCAATGGATTGTGCCGTTGTTATTTGTATTTATTGCATTAATTCCTCCATCTATGTTGCAATAAGTTACAGATAAAGTTTCCGGTGGAGGGGAATTGAAAAAATAAACTTCGTAATCATTAGGGTTTCTTAAAATACAATTTATTAGATGCACATTAGCATGATCCCCCAGAGATATAGTTCGGTTGTCCATAGTAGAGTGATTATTACAAATATTACAATTAATGAAAATCGGATCGCAATAGTTTCCTGCCCCACCGGATATACTTATTCCACTTGTCTCATAAGAAATATTATTACTGATTGAAGTATTTATAAAAATTGGATTGCACTCTACAACGCAAGCGACTCCTCCACCATAATTATAAAGTTCTAAAGCCAGATTACTATCAATAATACAATTTATTATTAATGGATTTGAATTATTCGAAATTTCAATACCACCTCCGGATTCAGCTGAATTGTTTTTTATTAATAGATTTTCTAATACTGGGCTGGATTTATATATAACTATACCACCACCAAACATTTCAGCCGTATTATTGATAATTTCTATGTTTTTAAATATCAGATTATAACTCGACCAAATAATTATAGCGCCACCGTAAAAAGTAGTAAATCCATTTTTGATTGTTATCTTTTCTAGAGAATAATTACCATCAAAGAATAAATGGATTATATGTGACTGGTTATTTGCATCTAATATTGTATTTTCTTTGTTTTCACCTATAATGGAAATATGATCTTTACAATTAAGAGGAAAAATTTCTTCTGTAAGGGCTGGAGAGTAAATGCCATTAGAAAGGTGTATAATATTTGGATGAGTGCTATCTGAAACAATTTTTGTTAATGCCCAGCAAATATTTTTAAATGGTTCATTAGGAGTTAAACCACTATTATTATTATTGCCCTCAGGATTAACATAAATATCATTATTAATTTGATTGATCTTAAAATTTTGAATATCGAAATTAAATTGATCCAAAGGAATTGCAAAATGATCATCAGGATTTATTATAGTAAAAGTATCGACTATAACATCAACAATATTACTATGAAGAGACTTAAGATCACAACCTTCTCCTGCATAATTTAGAAAAATATTACACCGATTATTTATGCTAAATTTTATATCTGAATAATCTAGACCTATACCCCCGCCCCAAAAAATACTATTATTATGAAAAATTGATGTGTTTTCAATATTCATAAATGAATAATATAAACCTATCCCACCCCCACCTTCGCTTGTGTTATTCTTAATGATGCAATCTTTAATAGTAGATTGCGATTCTATCAATAATATTCCACCACCCATTATTAAAAAAAAATCAGTATATGTTCCGCTCCCATTCTGGATAGTAAATCCACATAAAACAGCAGTTGTGTCTTCCCCGTTTTCAAAAGTAACCACACTACCGTTTTGGTTTCCATCAATGATGGTTGAATCAATATACGAAACGTTTCCGGTAGTTAAATATTTACTCGCAACAGTTATGTTTTTTCCATTATAATTTATGTTTTCAATATAAGTTCCGGGATAAACAAGGACAGTATCTCCAATAGAAGCAGCATCTATTCCTTGCTGGATTAATGTGTAATCTCCCCCCCCTTCTACATCTACAATTATTGTTTCGCGGTTGCCGATGTTCGAGATTTTTTTTTTCAATTCGACATTCACTTCTTTATTTTTCGACTCGAAGGCACTGCTTTGTAAAAAGAGGAATGCTAATACAAATAAAATTAAGATGATAAATATTTTTTTTTGTTTCATAATAGATTTCCTTTTGAATTATTAAACATCTTTGCGAAAGTTATAGCTTGTCATATTAGATGAAAGAGCCGATTTGATCTGATAACCTTCAATACACGATTTGTTTGGCAGCAAAACTTTCGCAAAGATCATCACACGAGAGGACTCGTGTTCTACATTGAATTTTGGTTCGACCCTATCAGGGTCGTTTGTATTTATTTTATTCATTGCTACCGATTTCATCGGCAGTTATTCATATTTGACCCCTTCGGGGTCTTTTGTAATGTAATTCTGACAGGTAAAAACTTATCCAAATATTTTGCCATTAATTTTTTGAATGCCAGAATCCGCCAGCTGGCGGATTGATGCATTTCTCACACGAACGAAACCCGAAAACTTTGCGAAAGTTACAAGTCCCGAGCCGTCACGGACCAACCTGTCTGGGCATAGTGTAACGAAGCCTGATTCCGTGACGAACAGTGCCAGAGAATGGTCCCTGACACCACGATTAATCTAAACTGAAAACCTTCAACACGATTGATTTGCCAACTGAACTTTCGCAAAGATGAATCGAAAATCCCGACTCCTTCCAAAGAAAAGGAGGGAGTCGAGATATAGTATTACTTAATTTATTTTCAACAATTTTTTTACATCTGTTTTTTTATCTGAGATCAATTTATAGAAATAGATACCTGATGACACTTCATTATCATTTTTGTCTTTTCCGTTCCAGAATACTGTTCCAGTTCCATTATCAGTATTAATACCTTCAAATCTCTTAACTAACTGCCCCTTTGTATTATAAATTTCAATCTTAGGGTTCTGAGAGTCTTTTGTAAGAGAGAAACTAATTGAGGTTGAATTTTTCATTGGATTGGGATAGTTTTGATTAAGTGTAAATTCTTGTGGGATTGTATAGGATTCATCGGCAAACAATCTTACTCTGGCAAAATTATCCTTATCCGGATATAATGGTTTTTCAATAAAAGCAGCTATTGTTTGATCATAAACCTGTAAACTTTGGACCTTGTATGATTTATTTCTGCCCGTGTTATACAGTTGGAAAGTAAGTTCGCCATCTCTGTATCTCGTGGAATCATCATCAACATAAGCCATAAGTTGAACGGGATACTCTACTACCACACTTGCCCCAATGCATTCGTTACCAACAAATATTCCTATTTCCTGGGGTTGT
This window harbors:
- a CDS encoding choice-of-anchor Q domain-containing protein; its protein translation is MKQKKIFIILILFVLAFLFLQSSAFESKNKEVNVELKKKISNIGNRETIIVDVEGGGDYTLIQQGIDAASIGDTVLVYPGTYIENINYNGKNITVASKYLTTGNVSYIDSTIIDGNQNGSVVTFENGEDTTAVLCGFTIQNGSGTYTDFFLIMGGGILLIESQSTIKDCIIKNNTSEGGGGIGLYYSFMNIENTSIFHNNSIFWGGGIGLDYSDIKFSINNRCNIFLNYAGEGCDLKSLHSNIVDVIVDTFTIINPDDHFAIPLDQFNFDIQNFKINQINNDIYVNPEGNNNNSGLTPNEPFKNICWALTKIVSDSTHPNIIHLSNGIYSPALTEEIFPLNCKDHISIIGENKENTILDANNQSHIIHLFFDGNYSLEKITIKNGFTTFYGGAIIIWSSYNLIFKNIEIINNTAEMFGGGIVIYKSSPVLENLLIKNNSAESGGGIEISNNSNPLIINCIIDSNLALELYNYGGGVACVVECNPIFINTSISNNISYETSGISISGGAGNYCDPIFINCNICNNHSTMDNRTISLGDHANVHLINCILRNPNDYEVYFFNSPPPETLSVTYCNIDGGINAINTNNNGTIHWLEGNIDSLPQFVGGNPYSYELTEDSPCIDAGTPDTTGLNLPELDLAGNSRIYNGRIDIGAYEWQQEGIDNPDTSFVNKLYLFQNQPNPFRGETEILFITTDYERVEDYQLSIYNVRGQLVKRYSGKKDNFWAKTKIIWDGKDRYGNEVSAGTYFYKLEYGNNAVVRKMVKVGN